In Apostichopus japonicus isolate 1M-3 chromosome 5, ASM3797524v1, whole genome shotgun sequence, a single window of DNA contains:
- the LOC139967678 gene encoding ficolin-1-like, with the protein MEIFGLVFIGILFVLKQSTADHCGSWHGSDHGDHQRYPKDCTDIKDKGVCKSGVYAIQPSTYPEPFYVYCDMDTDGGGWTVFQKRLDGSVGFFRGWSEYREGFGNVNSEFWIGNEKLFYLTAQGSYEMRVDVADFDGETRFARYDYFRIGDEANLYKLLLGGYSGTAGDSLSGHNGQAFSTKDSDNDTADSNCAVAYSGAWWYTACHSSNLNGLYLGGEHASYANGMNWYEWRGHHYSLKTSEMKIRRL; encoded by the exons AGTACTGCGGATCATTGTGGGTCATGGCACGGGAGTGATCATG GCGACCATCAACGTTACCCCAAAGACTGTACGGATATCAAAGATAAAGGTGTGTGTAAGAGTGGCGTTTACGCCATCCAACCATCGACCTATCCCGAACCATTCTATGTATACTGTGACATGGACACTGACGGGGGTGGCTGGACG GTTTTTCAAAAACGTCTTGACGGTTCGGTTGGATTTTTTCGAGGATGGAGTGAATACCGAGAAGGTTTCGGGAACGTCAACTCTGAGTTTTGGATTGGAAACGAGAAACTATTTTATTTGACCGCACAAGGATCATACGAGATGCGGGTTGATGTGGCCGATTTTGATGGAGAAACTCGTTTCGCCAGATACGACTACTTTCGCATTGGAGACGAGGCGAATCTCTATAAACTACTTCTTGGTGGATACAGTGGAACCGCAG GTGATTCATTATCTGGGCATAACGGCCAAGCCTTTTCCACCAAAGACTCGGACAACGATACTGCAGACAGTAACTGTGCAGTGGCGTATAGCGGTGCCTGGTGGTATACAGCATGCCACTCCTCAAATCTGAATGGGCTATACCTTGGAGGGGAACACGCTTCCTACGCCAACGGTATGAACTGGTACGAGTGGCGAGGACATCATTACTCCCTCAAGACATCCGAGATGAAGATCCGTCGtctttaa